One window of the Streptomyces sp. NBC_00259 genome contains the following:
- the glgP gene encoding alpha-glucan family phosphorylase, translated as MKAIRRFTVRPVLPEPLAPLSELARNLRWSWHAPTRELFRTADPAGWQAAGGDPVRLLGSVSAGRLAELATDPDFLVRVQDAARDLDDYLRGRRWYQEQSGDGVPLPGAVAYFSPEFGITAALPQYSGGLGILAGDHLKAASDLGVPLIGVGLLYRHGYFRQTLSRDGWQQEHYPVLDPDELPLTLLREPGGAPAQVSLALPGGRALRAHLWQAQVGRVPLLLLDSDVEENAPGERDVTDRLYGGGSEHRLLQEMLLGIGGVRAVRTYCRLTGHSEPEVFHTNEGHAGFQGLERIRELLPYGLDFDAALEAVRAGTVFTTHTPVPAGIDRFDRELVARHFGDGGELSGVDGGRVLRLGMESYPGGEPNVFNMAVMGLRLAQRANGVSTLHGAVSREMFQGLWPGFDAPEVPITSVTNGVHAPTWVAPEVLALGDDFAATPGADLWELRRELREQLVHEVRRRLYASWRQRGAGTAELGWIDGVLDPDVLTIGFARRVPAYKRLTLMLRDRDRLMELLLHPERPVQIVVAGKAHPADDGGKRLVQELVRFADDPRVRHRIVFLPDYGMAMARTLYPGCDVWLNNPLRPLEACGTSGMKAALNGGLNLSVLDGWWDEWYEPDFGWVVPTADGSAADDEDRRDDLEAAALYGLIEERIAPLFYGRDADGLPGRWVEMVRRTLTSLGPKVLADRMVREYVDRLYAPAAGAHRALALDGETARELARWKGRVRVAWPGVSVDHVEAGAAVGTAELGSTLALRVCVTLGALQPEDVEVQAVAGRVDPDDAIGDAQTFPLKPAPGGPDGTGRRIYEGPLALDRTGPFGYTVRVLPAHPLLPHGADLGLVALPTGTTAEGAGVLMR; from the coding sequence GTGAAGGCCATTCGTCGATTCACCGTCCGCCCCGTCCTCCCCGAACCCCTCGCCCCGCTCAGCGAGCTGGCCCGCAATCTGCGCTGGTCGTGGCATGCGCCGACGCGGGAGCTGTTCCGCACCGCGGACCCCGCCGGATGGCAGGCGGCGGGCGGCGACCCGGTGCGGCTGCTCGGCTCCGTGTCCGCGGGGCGGCTCGCGGAACTCGCCACCGACCCGGACTTCCTGGTCCGCGTCCAGGACGCCGCCCGCGATCTCGACGACTATCTGCGCGGACGCCGCTGGTACCAGGAGCAGTCCGGCGACGGGGTGCCGCTGCCCGGGGCCGTCGCGTACTTCTCGCCGGAGTTCGGCATCACCGCCGCGCTCCCGCAGTACTCGGGCGGTCTCGGCATACTCGCCGGAGACCACCTCAAGGCCGCCAGCGATCTCGGTGTCCCGCTGATCGGCGTCGGGCTGCTCTACCGGCACGGCTACTTCCGCCAGACGCTGTCACGCGACGGCTGGCAGCAGGAGCACTACCCCGTCCTCGACCCCGACGAGCTGCCGCTGACCCTGCTCCGTGAGCCCGGCGGCGCACCCGCCCAGGTGTCCCTCGCGCTGCCCGGCGGCCGGGCGCTGCGGGCCCACCTCTGGCAGGCGCAGGTCGGCCGCGTACCCCTGCTGCTCCTCGACTCCGACGTCGAGGAGAACGCGCCGGGCGAGCGCGACGTCACCGACCGGCTGTACGGCGGCGGCAGCGAGCACCGGCTGCTCCAGGAGATGCTCCTCGGCATCGGCGGCGTCCGCGCGGTCCGCACGTACTGCCGGCTCACCGGCCATTCGGAGCCCGAGGTCTTCCACACCAACGAGGGCCACGCCGGATTCCAGGGCCTCGAACGGATCCGTGAGCTCCTCCCGTACGGACTCGACTTCGACGCCGCGCTCGAGGCGGTCAGAGCCGGCACCGTGTTCACCACCCACACCCCCGTCCCGGCCGGGATCGACCGCTTCGACCGTGAGCTGGTCGCCCGTCACTTCGGCGACGGCGGCGAGCTGTCCGGGGTGGACGGCGGACGGGTCCTGCGCCTCGGCATGGAGAGCTACCCGGGCGGCGAGCCCAACGTGTTCAACATGGCCGTGATGGGCCTGCGCCTCGCGCAGCGCGCCAACGGCGTCTCGACGCTGCACGGCGCCGTCAGCCGCGAGATGTTCCAGGGCCTGTGGCCGGGCTTCGACGCACCGGAGGTCCCGATCACCTCCGTCACCAACGGGGTCCACGCCCCCACCTGGGTGGCGCCCGAGGTGCTCGCTCTGGGCGACGACTTCGCCGCCACACCGGGTGCCGACCTGTGGGAGCTGCGCCGGGAGCTGCGCGAGCAGCTGGTGCACGAGGTACGGCGGCGGCTGTACGCGTCCTGGCGCCAGCGCGGTGCCGGGACCGCGGAACTGGGCTGGATCGACGGGGTGCTGGATCCCGATGTGCTCACCATCGGTTTCGCCCGCCGTGTTCCCGCCTACAAACGGCTCACCCTGATGCTGCGCGACCGCGACCGGCTGATGGAGCTGCTGCTGCATCCGGAGCGGCCGGTGCAGATCGTCGTCGCGGGCAAGGCGCATCCCGCGGACGACGGGGGGAAGCGGCTGGTCCAGGAGCTGGTGCGGTTCGCGGACGACCCGCGGGTGCGCCACCGGATCGTCTTCCTGCCCGACTACGGCATGGCGATGGCTCGCACGCTCTACCCGGGCTGCGACGTGTGGCTCAACAATCCGCTGCGGCCGCTGGAGGCGTGCGGCACCAGCGGAATGAAGGCCGCCCTCAACGGCGGGCTCAACCTCTCGGTGCTCGACGGCTGGTGGGACGAGTGGTACGAGCCCGACTTCGGCTGGGTCGTGCCCACGGCCGACGGCAGCGCCGCGGACGACGAGGACCGCCGGGACGATCTGGAGGCCGCCGCGCTGTACGGGCTGATCGAGGAGCGCATCGCGCCGCTGTTCTACGGCCGGGACGCGGACGGGCTTCCGGGCCGCTGGGTCGAGATGGTCCGCCGCACGCTCACCTCGCTCGGACCGAAGGTGCTGGCGGACCGGATGGTGCGCGAGTACGTGGACCGGCTCTACGCTCCGGCGGCCGGCGCCCATCGTGCACTCGCCCTGGACGGGGAGACCGCCCGTGAACTGGCCCGCTGGAAGGGCCGGGTGCGGGTGGCCTGGCCCGGTGTCTCCGTCGACCATGTCGAGGCGGGCGCGGCCGTGGGCACGGCGGAGCTGGGATCCACACTCGCCCTGCGCGTCTGTGTCACCCTCGGCGCACTCCAGCCGGAGGACGTGGAGGTGCAGGCCGTGGCGGGGCGGGTCGACCCGGACGACGCGATCGGCGACGCCCAGACCTTCCCGCTGAAGCCGGCTCCCGGAGGTCCCGACGGGACCGGCCGCCGGATCTACGAGGGCCCGCTCGCGCTCGACCGCACCGGGCCCTTCGGCTACACGGTCCGTGTGCTGCCCGCCCATCCGCTGCTGCCGCACGGCGCCGACCTCGGGCTGGTGGCGCTGCCGACGGGGACGACGGCGGAGGGCGCGGGGGTGCTGATGCGCTGA
- a CDS encoding M4 family metallopeptidase has translation MRPTPSRRASATGALLAAAALLAVGVQSGAASAAPDAAPAAPKQQAASAADPGALPAQLSPAQRAELIRAATATTAATAAELGLGAQEKLVVRDVVQDRDGTTHTRYERTYAGLPVLGGDLVVAETKAGRTESVTKASAAVLKNVDTSADVTPAAATRQAVAAARSEGSKETAADRAPRKVVWLAQGKPVLAYETVVGGLQHDGTPNELHVVTDATTGKKLYEWQSIHQGTGNTMYSGQVTLGTAPSYTLTDTGRGNHKTYNLNRGTSGTGTLFSGSDDIWGDGTAQNAETAGADAHYGAALTWDYYKNVQGRSGIKGDGVGAYSRVHYGNNYVNAFWSDSCFCMTYGDGSGNAKPLTSIDVAAHEMTHGVTSNTAKLVYSGESGGLNEATSDIFAAAVEFYANNPQDKGDYLVGEKIDINGDGTPLRYMDKPSKDGASKDAWYSGLGGIDVHYSSGPANHWYYLLSEGSGAKSINGVNYDSPTSDGLPVTGIGRDKASLIWFKALTTKFNSTTNYAAARTGTIAVATELYGAASAEVKSVTDAWAGINVGSRPGGGDPDPGTVFENTADVSIPDNGAAVTSSVTVSGRSGNAPSALKVGVDIIHTWRGDLVVDLVAPDGTVYNLKPFSSSDSADNVQTTYTVNASSEVANGVWKLRVQDRAAYDTGYINSVKLTF, from the coding sequence GTGAGACCCACGCCCAGCCGTCGCGCGTCCGCGACCGGCGCTCTGCTCGCAGCCGCAGCCCTCCTGGCCGTCGGAGTCCAGTCCGGCGCCGCCTCCGCGGCACCCGATGCCGCCCCGGCCGCCCCCAAGCAGCAGGCCGCCTCGGCGGCCGACCCCGGCGCGCTGCCCGCGCAGCTCTCCCCCGCCCAGCGGGCGGAGCTCATTCGCGCCGCCACCGCCACCACGGCGGCCACCGCCGCCGAACTCGGCCTCGGCGCCCAGGAGAAGCTCGTCGTCCGCGATGTCGTCCAGGACCGGGACGGCACCACGCACACCCGCTACGAGCGCACCTACGCGGGCCTGCCCGTCCTCGGCGGTGACCTGGTCGTCGCCGAGACCAAGGCCGGACGGACCGAGTCCGTCACCAAGGCGTCCGCGGCCGTGCTGAAGAACGTCGACACCAGCGCGGACGTCACCCCTGCCGCCGCCACACGGCAGGCCGTCGCCGCCGCCCGTTCCGAGGGCTCGAAGGAGACGGCCGCCGACCGGGCGCCGCGCAAGGTCGTCTGGCTGGCCCAGGGCAAGCCGGTTCTCGCGTACGAGACCGTCGTCGGCGGCCTGCAGCACGACGGCACGCCCAACGAGCTGCACGTCGTCACCGACGCCACCACCGGCAAGAAGCTCTACGAGTGGCAGTCGATCCACCAGGGCACCGGCAACACGATGTACAGCGGCCAGGTCACGCTCGGCACCGCGCCGTCGTACACCCTGACCGACACCGGACGCGGCAACCACAAGACGTACAACCTCAACCGCGGCACGTCCGGCACCGGCACCCTGTTCTCCGGCTCCGACGACATCTGGGGCGACGGCACCGCGCAGAACGCCGAGACGGCCGGGGCCGACGCGCACTACGGCGCGGCGCTCACCTGGGACTACTACAAGAACGTGCAGGGCCGCTCCGGCATCAAGGGCGACGGCGTCGGCGCGTACTCCCGGGTCCACTACGGCAACAACTACGTCAACGCCTTCTGGTCCGACAGCTGCTTCTGCATGACGTACGGCGACGGCTCCGGCAACGCCAAGCCGCTCACGTCGATCGACGTGGCCGCGCACGAGATGACGCACGGCGTCACCTCCAACACCGCCAAGCTCGTCTACAGCGGGGAGTCCGGCGGCCTCAACGAGGCGACGTCCGACATCTTCGCGGCCGCCGTCGAGTTCTACGCCAACAACCCCCAGGACAAGGGCGACTACCTGGTCGGGGAGAAGATCGACATCAACGGCGACGGCACCCCGCTGCGCTACATGGACAAGCCCAGCAAGGACGGTGCCTCCAAGGACGCCTGGTACTCGGGCCTCGGCGGCATCGACGTGCACTACTCCTCGGGCCCGGCGAACCACTGGTACTACCTGCTCTCCGAGGGCAGCGGCGCCAAGAGCATCAACGGCGTGAACTACGACTCGCCGACCTCGGACGGTCTGCCGGTCACCGGGATCGGCCGCGACAAGGCCTCCCTGATCTGGTTCAAGGCGCTCACCACGAAGTTCAACTCGACGACCAACTACGCGGCTGCGCGCACCGGCACGATCGCGGTCGCGACCGAGCTGTACGGCGCGGCCAGCGCCGAGGTCAAGTCCGTCACCGACGCCTGGGCGGGCATCAACGTCGGCTCCCGGCCCGGCGGCGGCGACCCCGACCCGGGCACCGTCTTCGAGAACACCGCGGACGTCTCCATCCCGGACAACGGCGCGGCGGTCACCTCCTCGGTCACCGTCTCCGGCCGCTCGGGCAACGCGCCGAGCGCCCTCAAGGTCGGCGTGGACATCATCCACACCTGGCGCGGTGACCTGGTCGTCGACCTGGTCGCCCCGGACGGGACGGTCTACAACCTGAAGCCGTTCAGCTCCTCCGACTCGGCGGACAACGTGCAGACGACCTACACGGTCAACGCCTCCTCCGAGGTCGCCAACGGCGTCTGGAAGCTGCGCGTCCAGGACCGGGCGGCGTACGACACGGGCTACATCAACAGCGTCAAGCTCACCTTCTGA
- a CDS encoding YVTN family beta-propeller repeat protein, whose product MPGIGWQAAAGLAGLMMLSVPAASASPSASSPVSPPARAAFAYVADLGSDTVSVIDTRTNAVVDTVPVGSGPDSVAVSPDGSRVYVTNSAADTVSVIDARTNDVTDTIGVGDEPSRVTVSPDGRRVYVANVASDDVSVIDTRTGTVEDTIDVGDFPLGLAVLPDGSALYVANAGSDDVSVVRTATNTVVGTVPVGSGPTGLAITPRGSRVYVTNLTSDDVSVIDVRTGRVVDTVDAGDEPSGLVVLPDGRHVYVANFGSGDVTVIGTRTDRVLATVPVGDGPNGVAVTPDGSRVHVTNADTDDVSVIDTATDAVTATIDVGDSPTGVAITPARRRDGHRSRSAPAAAGALR is encoded by the coding sequence ATGCCGGGTATCGGATGGCAGGCAGCGGCGGGACTGGCGGGGCTGATGATGCTGTCCGTACCGGCCGCCTCCGCCTCCCCGTCGGCCTCCTCCCCCGTCTCCCCGCCCGCCAGGGCGGCGTTCGCCTATGTCGCCGACCTCGGCTCGGACACCGTCTCGGTGATCGACACCCGCACCAACGCGGTCGTCGACACCGTCCCCGTCGGCAGCGGACCCGACAGCGTGGCCGTCTCCCCGGACGGATCGCGCGTCTACGTCACCAACTCCGCGGCGGACACGGTCTCCGTCATCGACGCCCGCACGAACGACGTCACGGACACCATCGGTGTCGGCGACGAACCGAGCCGGGTGACGGTGTCCCCGGACGGCCGCCGCGTGTACGTCGCCAACGTCGCCTCGGACGACGTGTCCGTGATCGACACCCGCACCGGCACGGTCGAGGACACCATCGACGTGGGCGACTTCCCGCTGGGCCTGGCGGTACTGCCGGACGGCTCCGCGCTCTACGTCGCGAACGCCGGCAGCGACGACGTCTCGGTCGTCCGTACCGCGACCAACACGGTCGTCGGCACCGTCCCCGTGGGCAGCGGACCCACCGGACTGGCGATCACCCCGCGCGGCTCCCGGGTCTACGTCACCAATCTCACCTCGGACGACGTGTCGGTGATCGACGTCCGCACCGGCAGGGTCGTCGACACCGTCGACGCCGGCGACGAGCCCAGCGGACTGGTGGTGCTGCCGGACGGCCGGCACGTGTACGTCGCCAACTTCGGCTCGGGCGATGTGACAGTGATCGGCACCCGCACCGACCGGGTCCTCGCCACCGTCCCCGTCGGCGACGGCCCCAACGGCGTCGCCGTCACGCCTGACGGCTCCCGCGTCCACGTCACCAACGCCGACACGGACGACGTGTCGGTGATCGACACCGCGACCGACGCCGTCACGGCCACGATCGACGTCGGCGACAGCCCCACCGGAGTGGCGATCACCCCGGCAAGGCGGCGCGATGGCCACCGGAGCCGCTCCGCGCCCGCGGCTGCCGGGGCCCTGCGGTGA
- a CDS encoding ABC transporter ATP-binding protein: MTSSTDTTPQPDADGAADGSTAVGASTAVGSAVAGSAVAGSAGGGHKDTRRASTPDADADTDADTDTDTDKGDPFDRDSLPTPEGATGALLRSLLAPRRARVVLAALLLFLQQAAAQAGPLLVAYAIDSGVPALRRGDHGPLVVVGAGYAVCAVASGAFQYAFIRAAARVNQDVLLDLRGRIFRHAQALSVDFHERYTSGRLISRSTTDVESLRELLSEGLQELIGVVLAFVYISAMLLWLDLGIGGLAVLSFVPLYLLVRLYQRRAGVVFAERSTAIAAVIVKFAETMNGIRPVRAFRRERANDERFRVLNERHARSNGDALLEMARYVVGSRLVANTAVAGMVLWGAYRVTEGTLALGVLAAAVLYLRRLYDPIDRLGMFLNSYQSAAASLEKIAGLLAQRPSVPEPERPSRLPARTGAGPAAGPDREGAAGPGREVVFEDVRFAYRTGGEVLPRFALTIPAGQTVAVVGSTGAGKSTLAKLLARFYDPTEGRVLLDGVDLRELATPELRRGVVMVTQEAFLFSGTVAENIAIGRPDATREEIEQAAKEIGAHDFICGLPDGYDTDVRKRGGRISAGQRQLVAFARALLADPAVLILDEATSSLDIPGERAVQRAMNTVLSGRTAIVIAHRLSTVEIADRVLVMEHGRIVEDGAPAGLIGGTGRFAGLHRAWQESLV, from the coding sequence ATGACCTCATCGACGGACACGACGCCGCAGCCGGACGCGGACGGGGCGGCGGACGGGAGCACCGCGGTCGGCGCCTCCACGGCCGTCGGTTCCGCGGTCGCCGGTTCCGCGGTCGCCGGTTCCGCCGGCGGTGGACACAAGGACACCCGACGAGCGAGCACGCCGGACGCAGACGCCGACACCGACGCGGACACGGACACGGACACGGACAAGGGTGATCCCTTCGACCGGGACTCCCTGCCCACGCCAGAGGGCGCCACCGGAGCGCTGCTGCGGTCACTGCTGGCGCCCCGCCGTGCCCGTGTCGTCCTCGCCGCGCTGCTCCTGTTCCTGCAGCAGGCCGCCGCGCAGGCGGGCCCGTTGCTCGTCGCGTACGCCATCGACAGCGGTGTGCCCGCGCTGCGACGCGGCGACCACGGGCCCCTCGTGGTGGTCGGCGCCGGGTACGCCGTGTGCGCGGTCGCGTCCGGCGCGTTCCAGTACGCCTTCATCCGCGCCGCAGCGCGCGTCAACCAGGACGTCCTGCTCGATCTGCGCGGCCGCATCTTCCGGCACGCCCAGGCGCTCAGTGTGGACTTCCACGAGCGGTACACCTCGGGGCGGCTGATCTCCCGCTCCACCACCGATGTCGAGTCACTGCGCGAGCTCCTCAGCGAGGGACTGCAGGAGCTCATCGGCGTCGTCCTGGCCTTCGTCTACATCTCGGCGATGCTGCTCTGGCTGGACCTCGGCATCGGCGGCCTCGCCGTCCTCAGCTTCGTACCGCTGTATCTGCTCGTGCGGCTCTACCAGCGCCGGGCCGGAGTCGTGTTCGCCGAGCGGTCCACCGCGATCGCCGCCGTCATCGTGAAGTTCGCGGAGACGATGAACGGCATCCGGCCGGTGCGCGCCTTCCGCCGTGAGCGCGCGAACGACGAGCGCTTCCGTGTGCTGAACGAGCGGCACGCCCGCAGCAACGGCGACGCGCTGCTGGAGATGGCCCGCTATGTCGTCGGCTCCCGGCTGGTGGCGAACACCGCGGTGGCGGGCATGGTGCTGTGGGGCGCGTACCGGGTGACCGAGGGGACGCTGGCGCTCGGAGTGCTGGCGGCCGCCGTGCTGTACCTGCGGCGGCTGTACGACCCGATCGACCGGCTCGGCATGTTCCTCAACTCCTACCAGTCGGCGGCCGCGTCGCTGGAGAAGATCGCGGGCCTGCTGGCCCAGCGGCCGTCCGTGCCGGAGCCCGAGCGCCCCTCGCGGCTGCCGGCACGCACCGGCGCCGGCCCGGCCGCGGGACCCGACCGGGAAGGTGCCGCGGGACCCGGCCGGGAGGTGGTCTTCGAGGACGTCCGGTTCGCCTACCGCACCGGCGGCGAGGTCCTCCCCCGCTTCGCGCTGACGATCCCGGCCGGCCAGACCGTCGCGGTCGTCGGCTCCACCGGCGCGGGCAAGTCCACGCTCGCGAAGCTGCTGGCCCGCTTCTACGACCCGACGGAGGGGCGCGTCCTCCTCGACGGCGTCGACCTGCGCGAGCTGGCCACGCCGGAACTGCGCCGCGGGGTGGTGATGGTGACCCAGGAGGCGTTCCTGTTCTCCGGCACGGTCGCGGAGAACATCGCGATCGGCCGGCCGGACGCGACCCGTGAGGAGATCGAGCAGGCCGCGAAGGAGATCGGCGCGCACGACTTCATCTGCGGGCTGCCGGACGGCTACGACACGGACGTACGCAAGCGCGGCGGCCGGATCTCGGCCGGCCAGCGCCAGCTCGTCGCCTTCGCGCGGGCGCTGCTCGCCGACCCGGCGGTCCTGATCCTCGACGAGGCGACGAGCTCCCTGGACATCCCGGGCGAGCGGGCCGTGCAGCGCGCGATGAACACGGTGCTGAGCGGCCGTACGGCGATCGTCATCGCCCACCGGCTGTCGACGGTCGAGATCGCCGACAGGGTGCTGGTGATGGAGCACGGCCGGATCGTCGAGGACGGCGCGCCGGCCGGACTCATCGGTGGAACGGGGCGGTTCGCGGGGCTGCACCGGGCGTGGCAGGAGAGCCTGGTCTGA